The DNA sequence CTGGTGGGTTTCACCGGCAGCGCCGCCCAGGCGGCGACGCCCGTGCCGAAGGTGGGCACCCCGTTCCCCTACGTGGGGCTGGTGCGGGCCGCGGGCGCGGACCGGTACGAGACGGCCGCGGTCATCTCGCAGGGGTCCTTCCAGCCGTCGGCGGGCTCCTCGGTGTTCGTCACCAGCGGCGAGGCCCCCGCCGACGCCCTGACGGCCGGCCCGGCCGCCGCGAGCCTGGACGCCCCGCTGCTGCTGACCCGGGCCGGCGACCTGCCCGCCCCGACCGCCGCCGAACTGGCCCGGCTCAAGCCCACGACCGTCTACGTCGTCGGGGGCACCGACCGCGTCTCCGACGCGACGCTGACCGCGATCGGCGCCGCCGCCCCCGGTTCGACCGTCGAGCGCATCGCGGGCGCGGACCGGTACGCGACCGCCGTGGCCGTGGCCGACGCGTTCTTCCCGAACCCAGAGGGTGTCGTCCTGACCCGTGGCGACACCTTCCCCGACGCCCTGTCCGGCGGGGCGGCCGCCGCGTCCAGCGGGGTCCCGGTGATGATCACCGAACCCGGGCAGCTGCCCGCCCCGGTGGCGTCCTGGATGGCCGCGCACACCTTCGCCGCCAGCCTCGTCGTCGGCGGCCCCGACTCGGTCAGCCCCGACGTCGCCACGGCGCTGGCCGCCCGCACGACGGGGTCGGCCCCGACCCGCATCGCGGGCGCCGACCGGTACGACACCTCCTCGGCGGTCGCCGCGAAGGTCTTCCCGAAGGCGACCACGGTGGTCCTGGCCACGGGCGACAACTTCCCCGACGCCCTCGCCGGGGTCCCCGCCGCCGCCGTCAACGCGGCGCCGATCCTGCTGCTGCCCCAGACGTGCTTCCCGGCCTCGACGTTCGACTACCTCAGCACGTTCACCGAGGGCGTCAGCGAGATCATCCTCGGCGGCCCGACCGCGGTCACCCCGGAGGCGCTCAGCGTCGACTGCTGACGCGCAGCGGACCGACGGGCGCCGGGACCGTGGCGCCCGTCAGTCCGTCTCGGGGCCGCGGCAGTAGGGGCAGTCCTCCCCGCACCCCGCACCGGCCCCACCCGCGTCCCGGACCCCGTCCCGGACCCCGTACGAGGCCGGGGGACGCCACCCCCGGGCCTCGGGT is a window from the Kineococcus rhizosphaerae genome containing:
- a CDS encoding cell wall-binding repeat-containing protein; amino-acid sequence: MRLTRRSTLPALAAATLLVGFTGSAAQAATPVPKVGTPFPYVGLVRAAGADRYETAAVISQGSFQPSAGSSVFVTSGEAPADALTAGPAAASLDAPLLLTRAGDLPAPTAAELARLKPTTVYVVGGTDRVSDATLTAIGAAAPGSTVERIAGADRYATAVAVADAFFPNPEGVVLTRGDTFPDALSGGAAAASSGVPVMITEPGQLPAPVASWMAAHTFAASLVVGGPDSVSPDVATALAARTTGSAPTRIAGADRYDTSSAVAAKVFPKATTVVLATGDNFPDALAGVPAAAVNAAPILLLPQTCFPASTFDYLSTFTEGVSEIILGGPTAVTPEALSVDC